In Sutterella faecalis, a genomic segment contains:
- a CDS encoding flavocytochrome c, whose translation MSMHTDLLAKAVLAAFFGVASAAATANAAATAPSTFKPGVYEATVNGHNAPMTVKVTVSKNRIEKIDYSKNLETIGVGKVALDLVSQKVLNYQSTGVDAVTGATISSFALLQGVRDCLKQAGGDMKALSQKVEKHPAVEKTYKADVVIVGGGGAGLAAAIAAEEAGAKHILVLEKLGFLGGSTNVSEGALNAVDPVRQGKQGIEDSVQKFYDQTMKGGHNKGTPELVKYLTSHSMDEVNWLEGLGVKFKDEIGTATGALWQRSHYPATPSGNTYIRTFEDVIKNSGGRIQVLTDTKVTDLITANKRVTGVMAENFGRKITVDAGAVVIATGGFGANIKMRQEYNTGVWKEVKLDNSIGCTNLAKAAQGDGLVMAKKVGAELIGLDDIQIHPCGTPGTGLMENIRTSGRNRIFVNLSGERFVNEGAARDVLAKAIFAQPKGTYWIVVNKLRYPSPDFVDANGATIRNMLALGSVVEGDTLDDLAKKTGMDPAKLKASVEGYNAVVEGKAKDPLGFLANNAADKVLDGGPWYACRKVPTVHHTMGGIRINVKAQVLDAEGHVIPGLYAAGEVTGGIHGSNRLGGNAIADVMVFGRTAGTNAATLK comes from the coding sequence ATGTCCATGCATACCGATCTGCTTGCAAAAGCAGTGCTTGCCGCCTTCTTCGGCGTCGCGAGCGCTGCCGCGACGGCAAATGCAGCCGCCACGGCGCCGAGCACCTTCAAGCCCGGCGTCTACGAAGCGACCGTCAACGGCCACAATGCGCCGATGACCGTCAAGGTGACGGTGTCGAAGAACCGCATTGAGAAGATCGACTATTCCAAGAATCTGGAAACGATCGGCGTCGGCAAGGTTGCGCTCGACCTCGTGAGCCAGAAAGTGCTCAACTACCAGTCGACAGGCGTTGACGCCGTTACCGGCGCGACCATTTCGAGCTTCGCGCTCCTTCAGGGCGTTCGCGACTGCCTCAAGCAGGCGGGCGGCGACATGAAGGCGTTGAGCCAGAAGGTCGAGAAGCATCCGGCGGTTGAAAAGACCTACAAGGCCGACGTTGTCATCGTGGGCGGCGGCGGAGCGGGTCTTGCCGCTGCCATTGCTGCTGAAGAAGCGGGCGCGAAGCACATTCTCGTGCTCGAGAAGCTCGGGTTCCTCGGGGGCTCGACCAATGTGTCCGAAGGCGCTCTGAACGCCGTTGACCCGGTCCGTCAGGGCAAGCAGGGCATCGAGGACTCGGTCCAGAAGTTCTACGACCAGACGATGAAGGGCGGCCACAACAAGGGAACGCCGGAGCTCGTGAAGTACCTCACGTCCCACTCGATGGACGAGGTCAACTGGCTCGAAGGCTTGGGCGTCAAGTTTAAGGATGAGATCGGCACCGCAACGGGCGCCCTCTGGCAGAGAAGCCACTATCCGGCGACGCCTTCGGGCAATACCTACATCCGCACGTTCGAAGATGTCATTAAGAATTCGGGCGGCCGCATTCAGGTTCTCACGGATACGAAGGTGACGGATCTCATTACCGCCAACAAGCGCGTCACGGGCGTCATGGCCGAGAATTTCGGCCGCAAGATTACCGTTGATGCGGGCGCGGTGGTGATTGCCACGGGCGGCTTCGGCGCCAACATCAAGATGCGTCAGGAGTACAACACCGGCGTCTGGAAGGAAGTGAAGCTCGACAATTCGATCGGCTGCACGAATCTTGCAAAGGCAGCTCAGGGCGATGGTCTCGTGATGGCGAAGAAAGTGGGTGCTGAGCTGATCGGTCTCGACGACATCCAGATTCATCCGTGCGGAACGCCGGGTACGGGCCTCATGGAAAACATCCGCACGTCCGGGCGCAACCGCATCTTCGTCAACCTCTCGGGAGAACGTTTCGTCAATGAAGGCGCGGCGCGCGACGTGCTCGCGAAGGCGATTTTCGCGCAGCCCAAGGGCACTTACTGGATCGTCGTCAATAAGCTCCGCTATCCGAGCCCGGACTTCGTGGATGCGAACGGCGCGACGATCCGCAACATGCTCGCGCTCGGCAGCGTCGTTGAAGGCGATACGCTCGACGACCTCGCGAAGAAGACCGGCATGGATCCGGCTAAGCTGAAGGCAAGCGTTGAGGGCTACAACGCCGTTGTTGAAGGGAAGGCCAAGGATCCGCTCGGCTTCCTCGCCAACAATGCCGCGGACAAGGTCCTCGACGGCGGTCCGTGGTACGCCTGCCGGAAGGTTCCGACCGTGCACCATACGATGGGCGGCATCCGGATCAACGTGAAGGCGCAGGTGCTTGATGCTGAAGGCCACGTCATTCCGGGGCTTTATGCCGCGGGCGAAGTGACGGGCGGCATTCACGGGAGCAACCGTCTTGGAGGCAACGCCATTGCCGACGTGATGGTCTTCGGCCGTACGGCCGGCACGAACGCTGCAACGCTCAAGTAA